From Salinirubellus salinus, the proteins below share one genomic window:
- a CDS encoding DUF6517 family protein, whose product MTDPADARLQTSRRAFLGTSGLLLAAGLAGCTGRSLASFAASPATVPAATLDRTGYEERSVDERVVRQGFGGVDAVEVRNWVAQYERPLAPSVLDALPGTDDAGDQRVAVFAVLSTPKVEVGGREFNPVAGFSANDVLDLVQSTYGGLREVERADDRAVTVLGTATRVVEYRAAGGLEAGGTSADVEGLTDLSVHVTDPVEHGGDFVVGLAAHPALAAIERGTVDRLLESIEHEA is encoded by the coding sequence ATGACCGACCCCGCAGACGCCCGCCTCCAGACCTCCCGTCGTGCGTTCCTCGGTACCAGTGGCCTCCTCCTCGCCGCCGGCCTCGCCGGGTGTACCGGGCGCTCGCTGGCCTCGTTCGCCGCCTCGCCCGCGACGGTCCCCGCCGCGACGCTCGACCGGACGGGCTACGAGGAGCGCAGCGTCGACGAACGGGTCGTCCGGCAGGGGTTCGGCGGCGTGGATGCCGTCGAGGTACGCAACTGGGTGGCCCAGTACGAGCGACCGCTCGCCCCCTCGGTGCTCGACGCACTCCCCGGCACCGACGACGCGGGCGACCAGCGGGTCGCCGTCTTCGCCGTCCTCTCCACCCCGAAGGTGGAGGTGGGCGGCCGGGAGTTCAACCCGGTGGCCGGCTTCTCCGCGAACGACGTGCTGGACCTCGTCCAGTCGACCTACGGAGGTCTCCGCGAGGTCGAGCGGGCCGACGACCGGGCGGTGACGGTGCTCGGGACGGCCACGAGGGTCGTGGAGTACCGCGCCGCCGGTGGACTGGAAGCGGGGGGCACGTCGGCCGACGTCGAGGGGCTCACGGACCTCTCGGTCCACGTCACGGACCCGGTCGAACACGGTGGGGACTTCGTGGTCGGGCTCGCGGCTCACCCCGCCCTCGCGGCCATCGAGCGGGGGACGGTCGACCGCCTGCTGGAGTCGATAGAGCACGAGGCGTAG
- a CDS encoding DUF373 family protein: protein MLLVLCVDLDDDLGRKTGFETPVIGRESVERAATALATADPEDSDVNVLFAGLHLYDDIEDEQVEVAAVTGTAKSDVAANRKVGDEVDTVLASLTTGEDVRALVVTDGAQDESVLPVIRSRVPIDGVRRVVVRQAQSLESMYYTLKQVLSDPETRGTILVPLGILLLIYPIAILGDALGLPGSTLGVVSALLGLYLLFRGLGLEQTIDRSAERIRQSLYGGRVQLVTYVVALAMLSVAGFSGLQSVEELGGIEAVGVAGALAGATFGAVQWLAAGGIIASLGRITDEYLSGGFRWRYLNAPFYVAAIALVLFALSGFFLARVSLSELAGALAGGTLIGVVSTLAFAVAEQRFPRRSEGEAPQ from the coding sequence GTGCTGCTCGTGCTCTGCGTGGACCTCGACGACGACCTCGGTCGGAAGACCGGCTTCGAGACGCCGGTCATCGGTCGCGAGAGCGTCGAGCGGGCCGCGACCGCACTCGCCACCGCCGACCCGGAGGACTCCGACGTGAACGTCCTGTTCGCCGGCCTGCACCTCTACGACGACATCGAGGACGAACAGGTGGAGGTCGCCGCCGTCACCGGCACCGCGAAGTCAGACGTCGCCGCCAACCGGAAGGTGGGCGACGAGGTCGACACCGTCCTCGCGTCGCTGACGACGGGCGAAGACGTGCGTGCGCTCGTCGTCACCGACGGCGCGCAGGACGAGTCCGTGCTGCCGGTCATCCGCTCGCGGGTGCCCATCGACGGAGTCCGTCGCGTCGTCGTCCGGCAGGCCCAGAGCCTCGAGTCGATGTACTACACGCTGAAACAGGTGCTCTCGGACCCCGAGACCCGCGGGACCATCCTCGTGCCGCTCGGCATCCTCCTGCTCATCTACCCCATCGCCATCCTCGGTGACGCGCTGGGGTTGCCGGGCTCGACGCTCGGGGTGGTCTCCGCGCTGCTCGGCCTCTACCTCCTGTTCAGGGGGCTCGGGCTCGAGCAGACCATCGACCGGAGCGCCGAGCGCATCCGCCAGTCGCTCTACGGCGGACGCGTCCAGCTCGTCACCTACGTCGTGGCGCTCGCGATGCTGTCCGTCGCGGGGTTCAGCGGCCTCCAGTCCGTCGAGGAACTCGGTGGCATCGAGGCCGTCGGGGTGGCGGGCGCGCTCGCGGGCGCGACGTTCGGCGCCGTCCAGTGGCTCGCAGCCGGCGGTATCATCGCCTCGCTCGGGCGCATCACCGACGAGTACCTCTCGGGCGGGTTCCGCTGGCGCTACCTGAACGCGCCGTTCTACGTGGCCGCCATCGCGCTCGTCCTGTTCGCGCTCTCGGGGTTCTTCCTCGCGCGCGTCTCGCTCTCGGAGCTCGCGGGCGCACTCGCCGGCGGCACCCTCATCGGCGTCGTGAGCACGCTCGCGTTCGCCGTCGCCGAACAGCGATTCCCCCGCCGAAGCGAGGGCGAGGCCCCGCAGTAG
- a CDS encoding ribonuclease H — protein MAAYHRPGLRNLFDDSPTPHIAHPPHTHRRDYYLAADGSFRGGGEGGLGVIIETRDGEPVARLSVPDRVPDNNVAEYRALHLGLDVLAARAPPSARVGVLVDHDDLAANVNRAILAGEASGYRPPHPFRVPDAAEHHWRGIRARLHGFAELRAARICSAENPAHPLANTPGQYAHVNAEADRCVLPSASLEPEEEQVPPPSRANRHASD, from the coding sequence ATGGCCGCGTACCACCGGCCTGGCCTCCGGAATCTGTTCGACGACTCCCCGACCCCCCACATCGCCCACCCTCCCCACACCCACCGTCGAGACTACTACCTCGCAGCCGACGGCTCGTTCCGTGGTGGTGGCGAGGGGGGACTGGGAGTGATCATCGAGACCCGCGACGGGGAGCCCGTGGCTCGGCTCTCGGTCCCCGACCGGGTCCCGGACAACAACGTGGCCGAGTACCGCGCGCTCCACCTCGGACTGGACGTGCTGGCCGCTCGGGCACCCCCCTCGGCGCGGGTCGGCGTCCTCGTCGACCACGACGACCTCGCGGCGAACGTCAACCGCGCCATCCTCGCGGGCGAGGCCAGCGGCTATCGCCCCCCGCATCCATTCCGCGTCCCCGACGCCGCCGAACACCACTGGCGGGGCATCCGCGCCCGCCTGCACGGGTTCGCCGAGTTGCGTGCCGCCCGCATCTGCTCGGCCGAGAACCCCGCGCACCCGCTGGCGAACACGCCGGGCCAGTACGCACACGTCAACGCCGAAGCCGACCGCTGTGTGCTCCCGTCGGCGTCGCTGGAACCCGAGGAGGAGCAGGTGCCGCCGCCGAGCCGGGCGAATCGGCACGCCTCCGACTAA